From Mauremys mutica isolate MM-2020 ecotype Southern chromosome 15, ASM2049712v1, whole genome shotgun sequence, one genomic window encodes:
- the LOC123349873 gene encoding 26S proteasome non-ATPase regulatory subunit 8, which translates to MAAMAAAGLVVNGADAAAGLKAAAGMYEQLKGEWNRKSPNLSKCGEALGRLKLALLELNFLPTTGTKLTKQQLILARDILEIGAQWSILKKDIPSFERYMAQLKCYYFDYKDELPESAYKHQLLGLNLLFLLSQNRVAEFHTELERLPAKDIQTNVYIKHPVSLEQYLMEGSYNKVFLAKGNIPAESYTFFIDILLDTIRDEIAGCIEKAYEKILFNEATRVLFFNTPKKMTEYAKKRGWVLGPHNYYSFSSQQQKPEDTTIPSTELAKQVIEYARQLEMIV; encoded by the exons ATGGCAGCGATGGCGGCGGCCGGGCTGGTGGTGAACGGGGCGGACGCGGCCGCGGGGCTGAAGGCGGCGGCCGGGATGTACGAGCAGCTCAAGGGCGAGTGGAACCGCAAGAGCCCGAACCTCAGCAAGTGCGGCGAGGCGCTGGGCCGCCTCaag CTAGCCCTGCTGGAGCTCAACTTCCTGCCTACTACAGGCACGAAACTGACGAAGCAGCAGCTTATATTAGCCA GGGATATTCTCGAAATCGGAGCCCAGTGGAGCATCCTGAAGAAAGACATCCCATCATTCGAGAGATACATGGCTCAGCTGAAATGCTACTACTTTGACTACAA GGATGAGTTGCCGGAGTCCGCTTACAAGCATCAGCTGCTAGGACTGAACCTGCTCTTCCTGCTGTCCCAGAACCGCGTGGCTGAGTTCCACACCGAGCTAGAGCGACTCCCAGCGAAGGACATCCAGACCAACGTGTACATCAAACACCCCGTCTCGCTAGAGCAG TACTTGATGGAAGGCAGCTACAACAAAGTGTTCCTGGCCAAAGGCAATATCCCTGCTGAGAGTTACACTTTCTTCATCGACATCTTATTGGACACCATTCG GGATGAAATCGCTGGCTGCATCGAGAAGGCTTATGAGAAAATCCTCTTCAACGAAGCCACCAGGGTTCTGTTCTTCAACACCCCCAAGAAAATGACGGAATACGCCAAGAAG cGCGGTTGGGTTCTGGGTCCACACAACTACTACAGcttcagcagccagcagcagaaaCCCGAAGATACCACCATCCCGTCGACAGAGTTAGCTAAACAAGTCATTGAATACGCCAGGCAGCTAGAAATGATCGTCTAG
- the LOC123349821 gene encoding LOW QUALITY PROTEIN: gametogenetin-like (The sequence of the model RefSeq protein was modified relative to this genomic sequence to represent the inferred CDS: inserted 1 base in 1 codon), giving the protein MGNVQSEASQDVDPAQGKDKEGKPGADDGCLAGTPSGARSESGALPPPPETLAAKEPSQPLNREPARRGKQAASSEICKNCSKLKLPSVGVQNSSSLRRGPGLGDNDPAQELGRGKAGEAGLSCLSGDASLATEPSPALGIPGTHQGEPKSQKATSRSQNLPPEQDLLRSKKPVPKGRSKGETVSIMKQGGQGDLPGKSAAAPVLLERAQGIGMPKGTSGPDGCSQPALTKTQTQSSVLDNPARSDAPNPSDQGGPKDAAERNPTRTAPPKPXAGSGGKKQPPPHEEGSPGSHGDSKAPASPCQSPTGQAKTQGSRAKEPPGSEEDGVNAEGVQALLEHGLSFLYKVTIQPGQRPPSVKAIKHRAGLISSGISYADALKQCPQKKAPSSVSGSPKVAEKLPSVKGLERRDQEDLSSLTQAFLEQFQKMGTKEQASPATQPQSQAKQQLHLVKILDDLTSFNFRSLEGQKPRVPTPYPQRRKGQGRNSPRFGSDVSRLASFLGNGPKLDELRQDEGHPQPVRAWLADDTRKDVGPNGEPPRESPQLSPAFVAEPEQLIQAGATQQRKPETPSPEANPPARAPGLPTPDSPALPSGGAVAASTVQPGKGEDQLMALPGQETIPPTPAPPVRTCPAAPRPSCPVGAQRQAALEQSSASKGAPGHVGPKARKQAMTKLQPRSMWQPPVQKPQEKLKAHGQPKAKAQKIKSQRQGRETPEPQVAPAEPCQDAASEQGPDGSHDKPQASARHWPPFQIMDSCPRKCYCKHQDQRKLPRNISAWLNPSANHLAEPPWVSTAILAGSLVAGTRFFLDSYEQQTGDDD; this is encoded by the exons ATGGGCAACGTGCAGTCGGAAGCATCCCAAGACGTAGACCCCGCGCAGGGCAAAGACAAGGAAGGCAAGCCAGGAGCGGACGACGGGTGCTTGGCTGGCACGCCGAGCGGGGCCAGGAGCGAATCGGGAGCCCTCCCGCCTCCTCCCGAAACCTTGGCAGCGAAAGAGCCTTCCCAGCCACTCAACAGAGAGCCGGCGAGAAGAGGAAAGCAGGCGGCTTCCTCAGAGATTTGCAAGAATTGCTCCAAGCTCAAGCTGCCTTCCGTGGGGGTTCAGAATTCCAGCAGCCTCCGCAGAGGACCAGGCCTTGGAGACAATGACCCTGCTCAGGAATTGGGGCGAGGGAAGGCAGGGGAAGCCGGATTGAGCTGCCTAAGTGGCGATGCCAGCTTGGCCACAGAGCCGAGCCCGGCACTGGGCATCCCAGGCACCCACCAAGGGGAACCCAAGAGCCAGAAGGCAACATCCAGGTCTCAAAACCTGCCCCCCGAGCAAGACTTGCTGAGGTCCAAAAAGCCAGTGCCCAAGGGGAGGAGCAAAGGGGAGACCGTTTCCATCATGAAGCAAGGAGGCCAGGGCGACCTTCCAGGCAAGAGTGCCGCTGCCCCAGTGCTGCTGGAGCGGGCACAGGGGATCGGCATGCCCAAGGGCACGTCGGGACCAGACGGCTGCAGCCAGCCGGCCCTGACCAAGACACAGACACAGAGTTCAGTCCTGGACAACCCCGCCCGTTCGGATGCTCCAAACCCCAGTGACCAGGGCGGGCCTAAAGATGCAGCAGAAAGGAACCCGACCAGGACAGCTCCCCCAAAGC CGGCTGGGTCAGGAGGGAAGAAACAGCCCCCGCCTCATGAGGAAGGCTCACCTGGCAGCCACGGTGACTCAAAGGCACCCGCCAGTCCCTGCCAATCGCCCACCGGCCAGGCCAAGACCCAGGGCAGCAGAGCGAAGGAGCCCCCAGGGAGTGAGGAGGATGGAGTGAACGCAGAGGGGGTGCAGGCCCTGCTGGAACATGGCCTGAGCTTCCTGTACAAGGTCACCATCCAGCCTGGGCAGCGGCCACCTAGTGTCAAGGCGATAAAGCACCGGGCCGGCCTGATCTCCTCCGGCATCTCCTATGCCGACGCCCTGAAGCAGTGTCCCCAGAAGAAGGCCCCGTCCAGTGTCTCGGGGTCGCCCAAGGTGGCTGAGAAGCTGCCATCAGTCAAGGGGCTGGAAAGGAGAGATCAGGAGGATCTCAGCTCCTTGACCCAGGCCTTTTTGGAGCAGTTCCAGAAAATGGGCACTAAGGAGCAGGCCTCACCCGccacccagccccagagccaggccaAGCAGCAGCTGCATCTGGTCAAGATCCTGGACGACCTCACCTCCTTCAACTTCAGGAGCCTGGAGGGTCAGAAGCCCAGAGTGCCCACCCCGTACCCGCAGCGGCGCAAAGGCCAGGGCAGAAACAGCCCCAGGTTCGGATCAGACGTGTCTCGGCTGGCGTCCTTCTTGGGCAACGGCCCCAAGCTTGATGAGCTGAGGCAGGACGAGGGCCACCCGCAGCCCgtcagggcctggctggctgacGACACTAGGAAGGACGTGGGTCCCAACGGAGAACCTCCCAGAGAATCCCCTCAACTTAGCCCTGCCTTCGTGGCAGAGCCGGAGCAGCTAATACAAGCTGGAGCGACCCAGCAGCGGAAGCCAGAGACACCGTCCCCAGAGGCAAATCCACCAGCGAGGGCTCCTGGTCTACCCACACCAGACTCGCCCGCCTTGCCTTCGGGAGGGGCTGTAGCTGCCAGTACAGTCCAGCCTGGCAAAGGAGAGGACCAACTCATGGCCCTGCCTGGGCAGGAGAccattcctcccacccctgcccctccggtGCGGACGTGCCCAGCGgctccccgcccctcctgccctgtGGGAGCTCAGCGCCAGGCAGCACTGGAGCAGAGCAGCGCCTCCAAAGGGGCGCCAGGCCATGTCGGGCCGAAGGCAAGGAAACAGGCCATGACTAAGCTGCAGCCCCGGTCCATGTGGCAGCCCCCCGTCCAGAAGCCGCAGGAGAAGCTCAAGGCCCACGGACAGCCGAAGGCCAAAGCGCAGAAGATCAAATCGCAGAGGCAGGGGCGGGAAACcccggagccacaggttgcccCAGCTGAGCCCTGCCAGGACGCGGCCTCAGAGCAGGGTCCAGATGGCTCGCACGACAAGCCCCAGGCGTCCGCTCGCCACTGGCCGCCGTTCCAGATCATGGATTCGTGCCCCAGGAAGTGCTACTGCAAGCACCAGGATCAGAGGAAGCTGCCCAGGAACATCTCTGCGTG GCTGAATCCCTCTGCCAACCACCTGGCTGAGCCGCCCTGGGTCTCCACTGCCATTCTGGCTGGATCGCTGGTTGCCGGCACCAGGTTCTTCCTGGATTCATACGAGCAGCAGACAGGAGACGACGACTGA